The Xyrauchen texanus isolate HMW12.3.18 chromosome 13, RBS_HiC_50CHRs, whole genome shotgun sequence genome contains the following window.
aaaagctcTTGCCATAGGCCTCATGGCTCACTTATGTACGACACACGCAATCGGTTTACGGCAGTGGCGCCAAGGAAAGGAAGTGAGCGAAGGAAGATTTTCTGTATCGGTGAATTGTAGTTGCTTACACAGTactttttacataaattattttcTCATTGAATTTTAACAGAATACTCTTGGGTAAATGTATTATTGAAAACTTTGCAATAAAGGCAGTTTCTGACAGCGAGAGGAGCAGTAACCGGGTTCCAGTGACCCCGAGCGTAATGCTGCTCACCGTGTTTTGTGTACCGAGAAACCGCTCGGAAACCACGTTTGCCCTGGACGTGTCCCCGGAGCTTGAACTCAGAGATTTTCTAGCTCTTTGCGAACTAGAATCAGGAGTACCTGCAGGGGAAATTCAGGTAAACATCTTGCAGAAGTGTTGCAACAGTTAGTTAGCcaatatgtgaccgatcacggaaagtagggacacaagtcggttttggggcattttgagttattcacagattctgaaagtgtagtcgccaagctttccaacgatttgtaacacatggaaatctgacaatatttggagaagttgtggccatttgaaggtaggcactcaaaaaagctaaaaggggagaaaacggcctcaaaagattgtgcagttctcacctctctctgctgctgggagtgacaatagggctcatttagataagccataccccctgtaaagctcccccctGTAAGCGAACTGATTTACATTAGTTCCAAACAACACGGCAGGTCCATGCTATTAATAGCTTGCTGACCCCATGTCAACCCTTCTGGACACCCCAAAATCTTGAAATTTTAACAGATCCGATGGCTAGTATTTGCCTTGCTATCGTTCCAAGGAAAGGTGTGTTGTTTTGCTGAAACTGCTGTAGAACACCTACCATCTGCTTCCTGATACCGAATAATGTTGTAAAAACACAAAACTACCATTTAAGTTTGTCCGTGTGCGCCTTTGGGGAGGTACAAACTGAAAAACCAACTGAAGCTTGTTGAAACAAATCAAAAGAGAAACTGAAGGGATAGTTAACTCCAAAATTCTCAATATTTACCCACTCTCATGCAATCCAAAATATCTAagacattcttctgctgaactcgattgaagatttgtttttttaaagaatatttcagctctgtaggttcacacaatgcaagtgaatggtggccaaaactctgaagctccagatatcacaaaggcatcataaaagcaatccatacgactccagtggtatatTCAACAGCTTCTTTTCCACTATCTGGCCAGTGCAAGCCAGGGCCATAAGCTGGTcagccagggccaatagcctcggacccAGACACCATCAGGCCAAAAGCACCACAGCATTGCCTTAAAACTACCTCTAATATGCCGCCCTGGTGCAAACATCTcacaccccacccatttcacaagcactAGCACGCCTTCATTTGGCCCAACAGTGGAGAACACGACTAATGCCACctgaagtgatctaattggttttgggtgagaacagaccaaaaagtaATTCCTTTAAACTATAAATCTCAACAACAGACTTTTTggtgattatgatttcaagctcgattacacttctgaTAGCACTATGCGCatacgtcaagcactaggaagtgtaatcgagcttgaaattacgATGGTGCCTTAAGACAGCAATGacaagatgtatagtgaaaaaggagttatattttgatttgttctcacccaaaactaactggattgcttcagaagacattgattgaaccactggagtcttatggattacctttaggCTGACTgcctggccatcattcacttgcattgaatggacttacagagctgagatattcttctaaaaatctttgtgttttgatCACAGCTATtgtaaaagtcatacacatgtgggtGAATAACTGATAAGAGgagtttcatttttgagtgaactattcctttaatatatttgtggtcaaccgatatatcggtgagGCAtataaatcggccgatattctgactttttttatttatcgGCCGATAAATTTTCCcatttggccttttttttttcctttcctagAGGGCCcagagaatcgcctgcttgcatgtgaagtgactgagactggcaccacagtgtcatttaaacagtcCGCATATCAGAGTCGCGACAAaagcgtttgagctcataatgttaatgtgctcacctgtttcattttccctctctctcctcaacagttccctgtaacatttcactgtcttgtctaatgataaaaaggcaaatattaataaaactaatatcataccATCCGCAAATATGCatatatctcgtttaaacagatgtagcctaattcacgaacctcaagaaaatccagcgttttcttcccgtcAAACGCTCATCTAATGTATTCCTCTGATgtgcgtattctatcagccagaatcaaaacttcaggttcaggatcaaaagttcctttcattcacaaatcatgatggtctgACCTGTGACAAACTAAGGAGGGGATCCAGGCCATTTTAACTTTCAGGTGATTGAGGCTTTGGATTCGAAcaagtgcaacttcaaggctgtaTATTGAGGTAGaatgaaataaggtgcttttcaaactgttttgaTACCAGATTCCTTaaaagttccattcattcaaacagctgtcagttaagccattaaccgATTATGCAGCAAGgtcagcaagtcagctgcctatgttttcagatgcagcccaaggtaaaagcgCTTCACATCTGCtacaagtaaatgtcttattcactatgcacacTGTGTGTACAATCTGTTTGATTTGGAATATTGTGAGTAAATGCATCCATGGTTGTTGGAggactgtgtgtactgttatttccttctatCTTATGTatgcaaataaattactgaaatttGATGACTAATCAGAAATCTGacgaaactgctatctaccatttcaAATACgatatacgtttttttttttgttgtgaaattgagtaaaaatagtgctaaataagagtttttttttttttttttgcaattttatgtttgttatttactgtattaaattGTGTAATAGATCGGCATTATATAGgcctatcagccaccctgctctctggatatcagcattggaaattaaaaaaacccatatcggttgacctctattaTGTATACATGGTCTATTTAAAGGTGTTGTAACTGAAACTGCAAGCTTTGAAAAGTTAACCTAGAAATCCTGCCATTTCTTtaagaatttgtattttattaaactcAAATTTAAGATTTGATTTAACTTAAATTAGTAATTTTAGTGATATCTGAAAAGTGACACTGTTTAAACAAGTATTGAGCAAAAGATATTTAACTATTTCCAACACTTGGCATAGATCTCATACGCAGAACAGCCTTTAAAAGATCCTACCCGTGCCCTAGGGAACTATGGCCTGAAGGATGGTGACGTGGTGGTGTTAAGACAGGAAGAGAGGATACTACCGCCACAACCCATGATTCCAGGTAAACCAGCATTTCAAGATCTGATTTAAAAATGGGGTAAGCTTAAATTGGAATTGATAACAATTACTCTTAATCTCTTAGGGCTGCCACGCATAGATTTCAGTTCCATTGCTGTACCCGGGACCTCCTCAGGCCAAAACAGACCGCAACAAGCCCAGCGTCCCAGTGCCACCTCGTCAGAGCTGCCCCAAGCCACCAACCCAGGTTCAGGCTCAGCCCTTTCTCCTCAGGGATTGGACAATCCCGCCTTGCTACGAGACATGTTGCTGGTAAACCCACATGAGTTGTCATTGCTGAAGGAGCGAAACCCTCCCCTTGCTGAGGCTCTACTGAGTGGAGACCTTGGTAAATGGAGAAGACAAGCCTAAATGTATCTGTGTGAATTATTGAATGTTCTCCTTTGATGGAGAATAATTAGGATTCACTTTCACAGAGCGCTTCACCAAGGTGCTATTGGAGCAGCAGCAGGACCGAGCCAAGAGAGAGCAGGAGAGAATTAAACTGCTGATTGCAGATCCTTTTGATCTGGAGGCCCAGGCCAAGATTGAGGAGGAAATCAGGTAACAAAGGGGTGAAATTGTTAGCAAAACTTGGTCTTTGGCACACAGGTCATTCAAACATTTttggcaaaaataaaaatgtagaatG
Protein-coding sequences here:
- the LOC127653691 gene encoding protein DDI1 homolog 2 isoform X1; its protein translation is MLLTVFCVPRNRSETTFALDVSPELELRDFLALCELESGVPAGEIQISYAEQPLKDPTRALGNYGLKDGDVVVLRQEERILPPQPMIPGLPRIDFSSIAVPGTSSGQNRPQQAQRPSATSSELPQATNPGSGSALSPQGLDNPALLRDMLLVNPHELSLLKERNPPLAEALLSGDLERFTKVLLEQQQDRAKREQERIKLLIADPFDLEAQAKIEEEIRQHNIEENMTIAMEEAPESFGQVVMLYIHCKVNGHPVKAFVDSGAQMTIMSQACAERCNIMRLVDRRWAGIAKGVGTQKIIGRVHLAQVQIEGDFLPCSFSILEDQPMDMLLGLDMLKRHQCSIDLKKNVLLIGTTGTETRFLPEAELPDCARLAYGAEGREETRPEEIADRELAEAIQRSVQDSDGRIGQGAGCCSVPSSGGGGVPGAVH
- the LOC127653691 gene encoding protein DDI1 homolog 2 isoform X2, with translation MLLTVFCVPRNRSETTFALDVSPELELRDFLALCELESGVPAGEIQISYAEQPLKDPTRALGNYGLKDGDVVVLRQEERILPPQPMIPGLPRIDFSSIAVPGTSSGQNRPQQAQRPSATSSELPQATNPGSGSALSPQGLDNPALLRDMLLVNPHELSLLKERNPPLAEALLSGDLERFTKVLLEQQQDRAKREQERIKLLIADPFDLEAQAKIEEEIRQHNIEENMTIAMEEAPESFGQVVMLYIHCKVNGHPVKAFVDSGAQMTIMSQACAERCNIMRLVDRRWAGIAKGVGTQKIIGRVHLAQVQIEGDFLPCSFSILEDQPMDMLLGLDMLKRHQCSIDLKKNVLLIGTTGTETRFLPEAELPDCARLAYGAEGREETRPEEIADRELAEAIQRSVQDSEQN